CGGAACACCGGTGCCCGGGCGCGCAGCTCCGCGTACCAGGCCCAGGGGTCTTCGAGCAGCGCCGGGTCGAACGGGTGGGTGCGCGCGAGGTCGACGGGCATGCCGCGATCTTGAATGCATTCAAGGCCCTGAACAAGTTAAACTCGGGGCTATGGACCTGATCACGGAGCAGAGGCTGTGGCGGCGCCAGCGCATGCTCGACGCGGTGCGCGAGGCGGTGGCGGAGATCGGCTGGGCGGAGCTCACGGTGCGCGACCTCGCGCGCCGCTGCCGTGTCTCGGTCCCGACCCTCTACAACCAGTTCGGCGGCAAGGAAGGCCTGCTCACCGCGGCGGCCGAGGGTCACTTCCGCCAGGTGCTCGAGCGAGTCACCACGGAAGGGGGACCGCGCGGCTGGCGCCGCCTGCTGGCGCTGGCCGCGCGCTCCGCCGAGAACATGACTCGCCAGTCGGCCTACCACCGGTCACTGGTCGCCGCGTTCGGCGCCGCGCGCGAGACCGGGCCTGCGCAGGCTGCGCTCGTGCGCGACTTGACCGCGGCGTTCGCGGCCGAGCTCGAGTTCATGCGCGCGCAGGGCCAGCTCGCCGACTGGGTCGACCTCGGGCTGCTCGCGTCGCAGCTCACCGCCGCCTGTGTCTCGGCGTCGGCGGCGTGGGCGCGCGGCCACCTCTCCGACGGCGGCCTGCGCGCGTCCATGCCGCACTCGGTGGGCACGCTCGTGCTGGGCGTGGCCCGGGGCAGCGCACGGCGCGGGCTCGAAGGCGCGGCGCGGCGCGAGCAGGCGGCCCTGCTGGCCGAGAGCCAGAGTCCCAGGGCGCCCCGGCGTGCGCGGCGCGCGGCGGCCGCGTCGTGAAGCTCCGCCACCCGTTCACGCGCGCGCTCTACGAGACCACCGGCGAGGGCCTGGTGCGCGTGGACGACGGCGCCGGTCACGTCGGTCTGTTCCATCCCGACGGCCGCTGGCACTCGGGCGTGTTGCGCGAGGCGGACCCGCACCTGTTGGGCTGGGTCGGCGGACCGCTGCTCGGCGGCGGCGTGAGCCCGGCCGCGCGCGCCGAGCTCGAGTCACCCGAGCGGCCCGCGGCCGACCCGAAGGCGGTCTCCTACCAGGACCTGCTCGATCGCGATACGCGGCCCGTTCCAGAAGTCCTGCGCCGGCAAGCCCCGGCCGACCTGCCGCTCGTGCGCGTGCCGATCGAGCGCTACACCTCGCGCGCCTTTCACGAGCGTGAGGTCGAGAGACTCTGGCGGCGCGTCTGGCAGATGGCCTGCCGCGAGGAAGAGCTCGCCCTCGTCGGCGACCACGTGCTGTACGAGATCGCGGGTGACTCGCTGGTGATCCTGCGCTCCGCGCCCGGCGAGATCCGCGCCTTCCACAACTCCTGTCTCCACCGCGGGCGCGCGCTGCGCGACTGCGACGGCCGCGTGGGCGAGCTGCGCTGCCCGTTCCACGGCTGGACCTGGGGCCTCGACGGCCGGCTGCTGCGCGTCCCCGCGGCCTGGGACTTCCCGGAGCTCGAGCCCGCGCGCTTCCGCCTGCCCGAGGCGCGCGTGGGCACCTGGGGCGGGTTCGTGTTCGTGAACCTCGACCCCGCCTGCGCGCCGCTCGAGGAACACCTGGGCGACCTGTCGAGTCACTTCGCGCCCTGGCCGCTCGAGCGGCGCTACAAGGAGGCGCACGTCGCCAAGCGCCTGCCCTGCAACTGGAAGGTCGCGCAGGAGGCCTTCATGGAGGCCTACCACGTCGGCGGGACCCACCCGCAGCTCCTGCCGGGCATCGGCGACGTGAACTCGCAGTACGACGTCTGGGGCAACTTCTCGCGCGCGATCACCGCCAACATGACCCCGAGCCCGCTGCTCGGCTGGGCCGCCAGCGAGCAGGACATGCTCGACTCACTCTTCTCGCGCAGCCTCGACTCCGAGCCGGTGTTTCGCGTGCCGGCCGGCATGACTGCGCGCCAGACGCTCGCGGCCGCCGCGCGCGCCGGGCTGCAGGCCAGCGTGCCCAACGCCGAGAGTCTCTCCGACGCCGAGCTCGCCGACTCGTTCTACTACACGGTGTTTCCGAACTTCCATCCCTGGGGCGCGTACAACCGCATCGTCTACCGCTTCCGGCCCGACGGCGGTCCCGATCGCTGTCTCATGGAAGTCATCTATCTCGCGCCGTTCTCGGGCGAACGCCCCATGCCCGCGCCGGTCCACTTGCTGGCTGACGACGAAGACTGGACGTGCGCGCCCGAGCTCGGGTTCCTGACGCGCGTGTTCAACCAGGACACGTACAACCTGGGCCGGGTGCAACGCGGGCTACACGCCGCGCGACACACGCACGTGACCTTCGCGCGCTATCAGGAGACGAAGATCCGCCACTTCCACGCGCTGCTCGAGCGCTGGCTCACTTAGGCTTGGCGGCGGGTCCCGCGAGCTCCATCGCCCGCTGGTAGGCCGGACGCTTTTCGATCCGCTTCACGTAGGCCTGCGTGTTGGGCAGGTCGTCGATCTTGCGCCCGCCGAACAGCGGCAGCTCGGTCAGGTTGAAGGTCACCATGATGTCGGCGCAGGTGAAGTCGGGGCCCGCGAGATAGGGCACCGCGCCGAGCCTCTGCTCCAGGTGCCGGAAGTAGCCGCCTTCGCGCCGCTCGATGAAGCCCTTCACGCGCGCCGCGTCGGGGTCGGTGCGGCCCTGGCTCGCGAGCTTGGCGAAGAAGAGCCCCTGCACGTTGTTGTTGAAGTGCATCCAGTACAGGTAGTCGAAGTAGTTGGGCTGACTCGGGGTCACGGTGAGTCGCCCGCCGCCGTGCTTGTGACAGATGTACTCCAGGATCGCCGCCGACTCCGACAGCACGCGGCCATCGTCCTCGACCACCGGTGCGGTCGAAGCCGGGTGCAGCTTCACGTACTCGGCGGGCATGAGCCCGTCGGCGCCGCGGTTGTACCAGCGCATCTCGTAGGGGAGGCCGAGCTCCTCCATGAGCCACACGATGCGGTCGGACTGAGAGACCCCGAGGTGATGGATGACCAGCATGGACGGCAGTATATGATTCCGGAGCATGTCGCAGCGCGTCAGCGATGGGGAAGGCGATGCCGAGGTGCTGCTGCGCCTGGCCGAGGCCACGGCGCACGCGATCGGGATCGAGTTCTTCGGCACGCTGGTGCGCCATCTGTGTGCCGCGCTCGGCGCCCCCTACGCGTTCGTGGCCGAGTTCGCGGACTCGCCCTCGCGCGTGCGCTCACTGGCCTACTGCGCGAACGGCGAGCTGGAGCCGAGCTGCGCTCGAGCAGTGCAGCTGGCGCATCGAGGGGCCGCGGGGCGCGGCGCTCGTGCTCGGGCTGCACCCGAACACGCTGCGCAGCCGCATGAAGAAGCTCGGGCTGCGCCGCAGCTAGTGCGAAGTCACTCAGCGCCCGGGCAGCCCGGCCACCAGCCGCATCGCGAAGTCGGTGAGCTCGCGCGGGATGAACGGCTGGGTGGCGATGGTCGCGAGCGCGTCGAGCCCCACGATGTAGCGCTGGCGCGGGCGCCGGCTCTCGATCGCCGACACGATCGTGCGCGCGACCACGTCGGCCGACGGCGCGACCCGCTCGACCAGCTCGAGCATGCCGCGCATGCGCTCGTACGACTTCGCGTAGGGCGAGCCGCGCCGCCCGGCGAGTGACTCCGCGCGCTCGCGCGACTTGTCGCCGATCGACGTGCGGAAGAAGCCGGGCTCCACGATCACCACGCGCACGCCGAAGCCCGAAACCTCGACCCGCAGCACGTCCGACAGTGCCTCGAGGCCGAACTTCGAGGCGTGATACCAGCCGTTCAGCGGCAGCACCGAGGCGCGGCCCGCGACCGAAGACACCATCACGATCCGGCCGTCGCCGCGCCGGCGCATGCCCGGCAGCGCGCAGGCCGACACGACCGCCGGCGCCACGAGATTCACGTCGAGCTGCGCCTTCGCCTGCGCCGCGCTGACCTCTTCGACCGCGCCGGTCTCCGAGTAACCCGCGTTGTTCACGACCGCGTAGAAGTCCGGCAGGTCCTTCCAGGCGCCGACCACGGCCTCGTGGTCCGAGACGTCGAGCAGGAGCGGGTGCACGCGTCGCCCGAGCTTCCGCTCGCGCGCGGCGTCGCGCAGCGCGTCGGCCTTCGCCTCGCCGCGTACGGTGCCGTACACGGTCCAGTCGCGCTCCGCGAGCCGCAGGGCGCTGGCGAGGCCGATTCCCGAGTTGGCGCCGGTCACGAGCACGGGTCCGGGGCGCTGGGTCGTCATGGCGCGGTCTCCTCTTGTACTCTCTCCCTGCGGGGGCACGCGAGGTGGACGGAGCGTGGGTAGGGTGCCCACGCGACCAAAGGAACGCGATGCAACAGCTCACGGGCCTCGACGCAAGCTTCCTCTACATGGAGACCGGCGCGCAATTCGGGCACGTCGGCTCGCTCACGCTCTACGACCAGCGCGAGGCGCGCGAAGGCTCGCTGTACCGCGCGCTGCGCACGACGTTGCCGGAGCGGCTGCACCTTTTGCCGCCGTTCCGCCGGCGCATCGTCGAGGTGCCGTTCGGGCTGGACCACCCGTACTGGATCGAGGATCCGAACTTCGACCTCGACTTCCACATCCGCCACATCGCCGTGCCGCCGCCGGGCACGAACGAGCAGCTCGCCGAGCTGGTCGCGCACCTGCACGCGTTGCCGCTCGACCGCAGCCGCCCGCTCTGGCAGCTGTGGGTGATCGAGGGTCTCGAGAGCGGACAGGTCGCGCTCTACGTGAAGGTGCATCACTGCACGATCGACGGAGTGTCTGGCGTCGAGATGACTTCGACCTTGCTCGACCGCACGCGCGAGGGCGGACCCGTGGCGCCCGTGCGCGACCGGTGGCGGCCCGATCCGATTCCGCGCGACGTCGAGATGTTCGCGCGCGGGCTGTTCGGGCTCGCGCTGCAGCCGGGCAAGGCCGTGCGCTTCGGCATCCGCACGGCGCGCGACCTGCCGGGCATCGCGCCCATGCTCGCGCCCTTCGCCGACGCGCTCGGCCTGGGCCGGCTGCCCTGGCCGTTCGGCCCGCGCCAGAGTGACCAGGTCGACGCGCCCAAGCTGCCGCAGACCGCGGCGCCACACACGTCGTTCAACCGCTCGATCACGCCGCACCGCCGCTTCTCGTTCATCACGCTCTCGCTCGAGGACGCGCGCAAGGTGCGCAAGGCGTTCGGCACGACCTTGAACGACGTGGTCATGGCCATGTGCGCGGGCGCGCTGCGCCGCTATCTCGAGGAGCGCGGCGAGCTGCCCGACGAGACACTCATCGCGTCGGTGCCGGTCTCGGTGCGCTCGGAGTCCGAGAAGGCGACTTACTCGAACCGGGTGAGTGCCGTGATGGCGGAGCTCGCCACGGACGAGCCCGACCCGGTGAAGCGCCTGAAGCGCATCCACGAGTCGATGCGCTCCGCCAAGCAGATGCAGGAAGCGGTGCCCGCGACGCTGCTCCAGGACTTCACGCAGTTCGCGACCCCGGCGGTGTTCGCCCAAGCCGCGCGCATCGCGGCGCGCCTGCGCATCGCCGACCGCATGCGGCCGCCGTTCAACCTGATCATCTCCAACGTGCCCGGACCGCGCGAGCCGCTCTACTGTGGCGGCGCCCAGATGCGCACCTACTATCCCGTCTCCGCGGTGGCGGAGGGGCAGGGGCTGAACATCACCGTGCAGAGCTACATGGACCAGCTCGACTTCGGCGTGATCACGTGCCGCGAGCTGGTGTCGGACCCGTGGCGCATCTCGCGCTATCTGGGCGAGGCGCTGGAAGAGCTCGTGAAGCTGGCGGCAGTCGTTGCCCGGCAGTGAGCGCAGCGCCCCGAGCGCGGCGTCCGTGGCTCGACCGCTCGCGTTCCTCGCGCTCGAGGGCCAGCGCGCGTTCGCAGAGTGGCTGAGCTACTTCGGCACGGCGCGCCTGCTCGAGCGCGCGCCGCGCGGCGACGGCCACCCCGTGCTGGTGCTGCCCGGGTTCCTGGCCGGCGACGACTCGACCGGGATCCTGCGCCGCTATCTCCAGCGGCTCGGCTACGCGTCTCACCCGTGGCTGCTCGGCCGCAATCTCGGCGCGCCGCACTTCGTGCGCGAGAGACTGGTCGACCGCGCGGCGGAGCTCTACGCGCGCTACGAGCGCAAGCTCTCGATCGTGGGCTGGAGCCTGGGCGGGATCTACGCGCGCGAGCTCGCCAAGCTCCTGCCCAACCGCGTGCGCCAGGTGATCACCCTGGGCAGCCCGTTCGGCGACGTGGCCCGGCCGACCGCGCTGGCGCGCTTCTTCGAGTTCGCCTCGGGCCGCGACCTGGCCAGTGAGATGCCCGAGCGCGTCGAGCGCATCCGCGCCGCGCCGCCGGTTCCCTCGACCGCGATCTTCAGCAAGAGCGACGGCATCACGCACTGGCGCGTGTGCCGCGAGGCCGAGGGGCCGGGGCGCGACAACATCGAAGTCACCGGCAGTCACTGCGGGCTGGGCTGGAACCCGCTGGTGCTCTGGGCGATCGCCGACCGGCTGGCGCAGAAGGAAGACGACTGGCGCCCCTTCGAGCCGGACGGCTGGCTCGCCTACCTGTACCGCTGAGCTGCTAGCCGAGTCCCGGTGATCGCCGACGTGACGCAAGCCGTGTCGCTGCGCGATCCGGACGGACACGCGCTGCGCATCGAGGTGCGATCGAAATGACTGACCTCGACGAGCGAGAGTGGCTCGAGCCCGACGGCCTGGGCGGCTTCGCCTCGGGCACGGTGTGCGGGGTACGCACGCGGCGCTATCACGCGCTGCTGCTCGCGGCGACCACGCCGCCCACCGGGCGCATGGTGCTCGTGAACGGCCTCGAGGCCTGGGTCACGACACCGATCGGTGTCGCCGCGCTCTCCGCCCAGCGCTACGCGCCCGGCGTGGTGCATCCGGACGGCGCGGACCGGATCGCGGCCTTCGCGCACGAGCCCTGGCCCACGTGGCGCTTCCGGCTGCCCGGGGGGATCGAGCTGGAACAGGAGATCCTGGTGCGCCACGGCGCGCCGGCGGCGCTCGTCGCCTGGCGCCTCGTGACTCCTGCTGCGAGCGTGCGCCTGTCCGTGCGGCCGCTGCTCTCGGGCCGTGACTACCACGCGCTACAGCACGAGAACCCCGTCTTCGACTTCGCGCCGCGCACGCAGGACGGCGAGCGCCTGCGCTTCGCGCCCTACCCGGGCGTGCCCGAGATCGAGCTTCTGGCGAATGCGCGCTACGAGCACGCGCCCGAGTGGTACCGCCGCTTCGAGTACGGCCAGGAGCTCGCGCGCGGGCTCGACGGTCACGAAGACCTGGCTTCGCCCGGAGTGCTGCACTTCGACCTGTCCGCCGGGCGCGCGGTGCTCCTGCTCGCCAGCGCCGGCGCGCTCGAGGCTTCGCGCGGCGCGCTCGCGCACGCCGACGCGCTGCGCGCCGACGAGCGCAAGCGGCGCGAGGAGCTCGCCGCGCCGCTACGGCGCGCGGCCGACGCCTATCTCGTGCGGCGCGGCACCGGCCGGACAATCGTCGCCGGCTATCCCTGGTTCACCGACTGGGGCCGAGACACGTTCATCGCCCTGCGCGGCCTGTGTCTCGCGACGGGCCGGCTCGACGAGGCCGGACGGATCCTCGCCGAGTGGTCGGGCGCGGTCTCGCAGGGCATGCTGCCCAACCGCTTCCCCGACGCGGGCGAGGCGCCGGAATACAACGCCGTCGACGCCTCGCTCTGGTTCGTGGTGGCGGCGGGCGAGTATCTCCGGCGGCGCAGGCAGGCGCCCGAGCGCGAACGCCTGCAGGCCGCGATCGAGGCGATCCTCGCGGGCTACGCCCGCGGCACCCGCTTCGGCATCCGCGCCGACCGCGACGGCCTGCTGGCCGCGGGCGTTCCGGGCCAGCAGCTCACGTGGATGGACGCGCGCGTGGGCGACCGGGTCGTGACTCCGCGCATCGGCAAGCCGGTCGAGGTGCAGGCGCTGTGGCTGAACGCGCTCGCGATCGCCGCCGAATGGCGTCCGGCGCTGCGCGAGTCACTCGAGCGCGGCCGCGCCGCGTTCCAGGCCCGCTTCTGGAACGAGGCCGAGGGCGCGCTCTACGACGTGGTCGACGTGGACCACGTGGCCGGCAGCGTCGATCCGAGCTTCCGACCCAATCAGCTGTTCGCGGTGGGCGGCCTGCCGCTTGCCCTGCTCGAAGGGGAGCGCGCGCGGCGCCTGGTCGACGCCGTGGAGTCACGGCTGTGGACGCCGCTCGGCCCGCGCACGCTCGCGCCTGGCTCGCCGAGCTACGCGCCGCGCTTCGCGGGTGGCCCGAGCGAGCGCGACGCGGCCTATCACCAGGGGACCGCCTGGCCCTGGCTGGCGGGCGCGTTCGTCGAGGCGTGGCTGCGCGTGCGTGGGAACACGGCCGCGGCTCGGCGCGCCGCGCGCGAGCGTTTCCTGCCGCCGCTCGAGGCCGCACTCGGAGCGTTCGGGCTCGGTCACTTGCCCGAGGTCGCCGACGCCGAGGCGCCGCACCGGCCCGGCGGCTGTCCCTTCCAGGCCTGGTCACTGGGCGAGCTGATTCGCCTGCGAGAGGAGATCTTGTCGTGACTCGAACCTGCGAGTCAGCGCCGCGCGCTGCGCAGCTCGGCCAGCACCTCTTCGGTGTGCTCGCCGATCCCGGGCACCTTGCCGCGCGGAGTCACGTCGGCGCCGCTGAACAGCACGGGCGAGCCGACGCTCTTCTGTGTCCCGCCCTTGCCGTCGGGCACGTCGACGAACGCTCGGGCGGCGAGCGCCTGCCGGTCCTGGACCACGTCGGCCACGCTGTTCACGGGGGCCCACCACACGTCGGCGGCCTCGAAGCGCGGCAGCCAGGCGTCGAGCGGGCGCTTGGCGAACTGCTCGTCGAGGATGCGCAGCAAGTCGCGGCAGTTGGCGGCGCGCGCCTGCGGCGTGGCGAAGCGCGGATCGCCGATCAGTGACTCGAGCTCGAGCGCCTGCGCGAGCCGCGGCCAATGGCGCTCGGCCTCGACGCCCAGCAGCCACACCCAGCGGCCATCGCCCGTGCGGAACGAGGTGATGGTCGGCGATGGGCTCTCCTCGCGGCGCCCGACCGGAGTCACTGCGCCGAACGCGAGCTGCTGGGTCACGTCGAAGCCGATCGTGTAGATGCCGCTGCGCAGAAGACACGCGTCGACGAGCTGCCCCTTGCCGGTGCGCTCGCGGGCCAGGAGCGCGGCCAGCACGCCCGCGAGACAGTGGGCCGCGGTCGTGTGGTCGCCGAAGCCTGCGCGCGAGCCGGACGGATCCGCGCCGGCGGGGGCGAGGATCCAGCCGATTCCGGAACGCGACCAGAACGCGCCGATGTCGTAGGCGGCCTTGCCGGCGTCGGGTCCGTCCTGGCCGTAGCCAGTCACGTGCCCGTACACGAGCCGCGGGTTCTCGGCCGAGAGACTCGCGTAGTCGAAGCCGAGCCGTTCGAGTGCGTCGCTGCGGTAGTTGGTGATGAACACGTCGGCGCCCAGCACGAGCTGGCGCGCCGCGGCGCGCGCTTCGGGATCGGCCAGGTCGAGCACGACCGAGCGCTTGCCGCGGTTGTCGAGCTCGAAGCCCGGGCAGCCCGGCAGCTCCACGCCCGCGAGCGCGCGGTAGAACTGGCGCATCGGGTCACCGCGCGGCGGCTCGATCTTCACCACGTCGGCGCCCCAGTCCGCGAGCAGCCCGGCCGCGGCCGGGCCGGCCACCCAGAAACCCATCTCGACCACGCGCAGACCCTGCAGAAGCATCGGAATCTCCTCCGGCCTTCCCTGCGCGCATTGTACGAGGTCTCGCAGACCCGAGCGGCCGGGTCGCGAAGGGCAGCGCGCTGACTTCGATTCACTCGACCGTGCCGACACTTCTGCGTGTTCGC
The sequence above is drawn from the Myxococcota bacterium genome and encodes:
- a CDS encoding TetR/AcrR family transcriptional regulator; translated protein: MDLITEQRLWRRQRMLDAVREAVAEIGWAELTVRDLARRCRVSVPTLYNQFGGKEGLLTAAAEGHFRQVLERVTTEGGPRGWRRLLALAARSAENMTRQSAYHRSLVAAFGAARETGPAQAALVRDLTAAFAAELEFMRAQGQLADWVDLGLLASQLTAACVSASAAWARGHLSDGGLRASMPHSVGTLVLGVARGSARRGLEGAARREQAALLAESQSPRAPRRARRAAAAS
- a CDS encoding wax ester/triacylglycerol synthase family O-acyltransferase, with product MQQLTGLDASFLYMETGAQFGHVGSLTLYDQREAREGSLYRALRTTLPERLHLLPPFRRRIVEVPFGLDHPYWIEDPNFDLDFHIRHIAVPPPGTNEQLAELVAHLHALPLDRSRPLWQLWVIEGLESGQVALYVKVHHCTIDGVSGVEMTSTLLDRTREGGPVAPVRDRWRPDPIPRDVEMFARGLFGLALQPGKAVRFGIRTARDLPGIAPMLAPFADALGLGRLPWPFGPRQSDQVDAPKLPQTAAPHTSFNRSITPHRRFSFITLSLEDARKVRKAFGTTLNDVVMAMCAGALRRYLEERGELPDETLIASVPVSVRSESEKATYSNRVSAVMAELATDEPDPVKRLKRIHESMRSAKQMQEAVPATLLQDFTQFATPAVFAQAARIAARLRIADRMRPPFNLIISNVPGPREPLYCGGAQMRTYYPVSAVAEGQGLNITVQSYMDQLDFGVITCRELVSDPWRISRYLGEALEELVKLAAVVARQ
- a CDS encoding alpha/beta hydrolase, with amino-acid sequence MARPLAFLALEGQRAFAEWLSYFGTARLLERAPRGDGHPVLVLPGFLAGDDSTGILRRYLQRLGYASHPWLLGRNLGAPHFVRERLVDRAAELYARYERKLSIVGWSLGGIYARELAKLLPNRVRQVITLGSPFGDVARPTALARFFEFASGRDLASEMPERVERIRAAPPVPSTAIFSKSDGITHWRVCREAEGPGRDNIEVTGSHCGLGWNPLVLWAIADRLAQKEDDWRPFEPDGWLAYLYR
- a CDS encoding SDR family oxidoreductase, which produces MTTQRPGPVLVTGANSGIGLASALRLAERDWTVYGTVRGEAKADALRDAARERKLGRRVHPLLLDVSDHEAVVGAWKDLPDFYAVVNNAGYSETGAVEEVSAAQAKAQLDVNLVAPAVVSACALPGMRRRGDGRIVMVSSVAGRASVLPLNGWYHASKFGLEALSDVLRVEVSGFGVRVVIVEPGFFRTSIGDKSRERAESLAGRRGSPYAKSYERMRGMLELVERVAPSADVVARTIVSAIESRRPRQRYIVGLDALATIATQPFIPRELTDFAMRLVAGLPGR
- a CDS encoding amylo-alpha-1,6-glucosidase, with amino-acid sequence MTDLDEREWLEPDGLGGFASGTVCGVRTRRYHALLLAATTPPTGRMVLVNGLEAWVTTPIGVAALSAQRYAPGVVHPDGADRIAAFAHEPWPTWRFRLPGGIELEQEILVRHGAPAALVAWRLVTPAASVRLSVRPLLSGRDYHALQHENPVFDFAPRTQDGERLRFAPYPGVPEIELLANARYEHAPEWYRRFEYGQELARGLDGHEDLASPGVLHFDLSAGRAVLLLASAGALEASRGALAHADALRADERKRREELAAPLRRAADAYLVRRGTGRTIVAGYPWFTDWGRDTFIALRGLCLATGRLDEAGRILAEWSGAVSQGMLPNRFPDAGEAPEYNAVDASLWFVVAAGEYLRRRRQAPERERLQAAIEAILAGYARGTRFGIRADRDGLLAAGVPGQQLTWMDARVGDRVVTPRIGKPVEVQALWLNALAIAAEWRPALRESLERGRAAFQARFWNEAEGALYDVVDVDHVAGSVDPSFRPNQLFAVGGLPLALLEGERARRLVDAVESRLWTPLGPRTLAPGSPSYAPRFAGGPSERDAAYHQGTAWPWLAGAFVEAWLRVRGNTAAARRAARERFLPPLEAALGAFGLGHLPEVADAEAPHRPGGCPFQAWSLGELIRLREEILS
- a CDS encoding aromatic ring-hydroxylating dioxygenase subunit alpha, whose protein sequence is MKLRHPFTRALYETTGEGLVRVDDGAGHVGLFHPDGRWHSGVLREADPHLLGWVGGPLLGGGVSPAARAELESPERPAADPKAVSYQDLLDRDTRPVPEVLRRQAPADLPLVRVPIERYTSRAFHEREVERLWRRVWQMACREEELALVGDHVLYEIAGDSLVILRSAPGEIRAFHNSCLHRGRALRDCDGRVGELRCPFHGWTWGLDGRLLRVPAAWDFPELEPARFRLPEARVGTWGGFVFVNLDPACAPLEEHLGDLSSHFAPWPLERRYKEAHVAKRLPCNWKVAQEAFMEAYHVGGTHPQLLPGIGDVNSQYDVWGNFSRAITANMTPSPLLGWAASEQDMLDSLFSRSLDSEPVFRVPAGMTARQTLAAAARAGLQASVPNAESLSDAELADSFYYTVFPNFHPWGAYNRIVYRFRPDGGPDRCLMEVIYLAPFSGERPMPAPVHLLADDEDWTCAPELGFLTRVFNQDTYNLGRVQRGLHAARHTHVTFARYQETKIRHFHALLERWLT
- a CDS encoding CaiB/BaiF CoA-transferase family protein; translation: MPMLLQGLRVVEMGFWVAGPAAAGLLADWGADVVKIEPPRGDPMRQFYRALAGVELPGCPGFELDNRGKRSVVLDLADPEARAAARQLVLGADVFITNYRSDALERLGFDYASLSAENPRLVYGHVTGYGQDGPDAGKAAYDIGAFWSRSGIGWILAPAGADPSGSRAGFGDHTTAAHCLAGVLAALLARERTGKGQLVDACLLRSGIYTIGFDVTQQLAFGAVTPVGRREESPSPTITSFRTGDGRWVWLLGVEAERHWPRLAQALELESLIGDPRFATPQARAANCRDLLRILDEQFAKRPLDAWLPRFEAADVWWAPVNSVADVVQDRQALAARAFVDVPDGKGGTQKSVGSPVLFSGADVTPRGKVPGIGEHTEEVLAELRSARR
- a CDS encoding glutathione S-transferase family protein, coding for MLVIHHLGVSQSDRIVWLMEELGLPYEMRWYNRGADGLMPAEYVKLHPASTAPVVEDDGRVLSESAAILEYICHKHGGGRLTVTPSQPNYFDYLYWMHFNNNVQGLFFAKLASQGRTDPDAARVKGFIERREGGYFRHLEQRLGAVPYLAGPDFTCADIMVTFNLTELPLFGGRKIDDLPNTQAYVKRIEKRPAYQRAMELAGPAAKPK